Part of the Augochlora pura isolate Apur16 chromosome 10, APUR_v2.2.1, whole genome shotgun sequence genome, catatttatttggaGTAAAGTGTACGTTGATTAAGGCAATGAAAATCATGAtagattatatattgtaaaatacaaattaatatataaataaattctttaaaatgaaatctgtAATCATTTAGATAAGACAACAAACTGGAAACGTCATTTTTAATAccaatttgattttaatggaCGACAGAAGGATAGTATTCGTTCTCGAACTTCGTCAATAAATCACGTtacaattaagaataaatcaatttgtCTTTATCTTACAAAACATGAATATTACAATCATTTCTTGTGAATTAACATGAAGTACTTTATtcactttaattaaatatatttttatatatataatatatatatttatatatatgtatatatttacatgTAAATAGAACATTTGAATTATGATATGAGTACAAAAAAATGTCAATTGTTACAACCCATTTTTTTCGgagaaagaatatttaatttgtacaatGTTGTGTTTGGTGAATCGAAGTATATGAAtgatgataaaaaaatatacaattttgaagtgtttcaaatttttcctATTCTGTGTACTGACCAagatcgaaacaatttttttgtagACTTAGTTTTCAATTCTCTTCCATGAGCAATTTGTACCTCCAATGATGCTCCATTATTTAATGCCAGCCATGTCTGAATTTCACCAGTCGCAGCTGACACTCCTAAAAGTTAAAATACATGAAACAAGTAGATAAAGTAGTTTATTTCGTTCTaatatcaaatgaaaaatgatggATTTTCGTGTACCTAATAATTCATGAAGAGTGATCCGACGACTGGCTAGTAGTTCTTTGCTAGCACttcgaatttcaaatattaataaagattgTCTTGGAATATTGTCACTTTCGATATGAAAATCTATACTGAACTGAGGGTTGGGCATAGCCGGTAATAGCCGAGATTTAGCCAAAGTTTTGCCACTGTTTGTTGAGGATGTAATCTTGTCAGGGCTGGTACATCTAGTGAAcgttaaacattatttttaacagcataatctatgtaattataaactaAATGTATCATATACTCACGTTTGAAGTTTAATTCTACAGTATAGTTGAGCGATATGTGCAACATGAAGACCCTGAGCCTGAAGAACTTTACCTTCTACCCCTGAATATTTTTCCCTGGTACCATTGACAACTTTCAATTCTAGtgtagtaaaaattaatcatattattatacctctcatatttcattgaaatataaatgaaaacatttccAACATCTATTAATGTAATTTGCTAACCATTTGGTCTGAGTCTTAAACGTGGACTAGGCTGTCTTATTCTGCCAAGCATATCTGGTTGCGATACTGCATGTGCCAAGCCAGATTCTTGTAAAAGCTCGGTGGCGTCAGCTTCTCCCCCTCCTCTGGGCTCCAAACTTAATGTTATACCTTTTGCCTCATTTTTCTCTTCAATATTGACTTCTGAACGAAATCTACGAAGCTTCAGTCCTCTCTTTACCtaagattatttatatctttgtCATTACCGAATATTTGTGGCAGAATTTTTAACTCCAGTGTTCAGACATGAGTTTACCTTTTGTTTCATAACACGGAAGCTGTTATATTGCGGTAATTTCTTTCCAAAGTTTTGTTCAGGGCTCGGAGTCAAACTATTGTAAGAAGATCGTCGTTCTTCCCTTGACTTCGTCGAATCGTTGTTATCAACCACATCCGTTACTCTCTCCGTGATGACTCTAGGTATCCATGAGTTTTGCGTGCCATTCATCTCGTTAGAATCTTTGCTGCCGACACTAGCCTTGTCTAGTTCAGGCAATTCGGATATTAGTAAATGATCGCGAAACATGAagactaatatttaatttaacaaatcagtgaatTATCCAGAAGTCAATTTACCAGATTGATTAGAAATGGTTGGCTTTATCAAAGTTACTGTAcgcggtggcggtggtggcggtACAACGTCCAAATGCAATCTCATCTTTGATTTCTCCATCGACGGTCTTCTGATGATATTCGAAACTGACTCTGAAGTTTCAATATTCAGTTGCGTCGAATTCTCGCTGATATTGCTGGCTGCGTATGTACTTTGAGTCTAGAAAGAATGAAgcatatttaatacaatagaaaCGATTACAACGTTCTCCATATTATTAAGATTTCAGTACCTCGCATTCCTCGGACAAGACCTTGATTCTCAACTCTACAGATCCCGTTTTGGTTCCTCTTAACGTGAACCAATGGGACTGATCGCTGCTTGACAATTTCCTGATGTCCTCGAGAGTCAATGATACTTTTCCAAGATAATCTTTCATTCCAAAAGTATCATGATCCCATAACACCTGTACACAGACAAATGATTTAGCTATGATTTCATTTACGCAACGAAATGTCATCTTAGTAGAATTAATTGTAGAACGAGATCTTACGACATCCAAGGTCTCGCCTATTCTCGGCAAACCCATGATAGAACTTTCATCCCAGCAGGGATTCAGGGTTTTCTTCTTGATGCTGCTCTTGtatttcgtttcgttgttCAGCTTTAGTTCGCAAAAAGGATCGCTGAAGCCGTTCAAGTCCTTTGCCACAAGATCCTTCGCGCGTATCAGCGTTACTTCCATCAATCCGCTTCCGGTGGAAAGTAGACTCGACACGTCCGACGAGGCCGGATCTATGTCCTTGTGAGTCAATAGTAGcttctacaaaataattagatCCGTATGAACCACGATAGGACGGAAATAAAACCTTATTAAGGTCGAGTGAATAAATGATCATTGGTATCAACTGCTGATATATCACTAACTGCCTGTTGCATCCACGGCAAGCTATTCCTTTTCGTTTTCGGCTCGTCGTCCGATACCGGAAGAGCTAAGCTGCTTCTTCGACTTGTCACTACTTGCTGCACGCTTTTCACCGGATAGAACATTACCGATACCGTCATCGTCGACATATTATTCGAACCGCTGAGAGACAGTTCTTTCTTTATTATCCAGGTACTTTCCTGTGATGGAAACATTATCATACGTTTATCAAGAAAAGTAAATGGCACATGGAAGTTGAAAAAGGACAGTGAAGAAAACCAATTGAAATAGAAGATTCTGGATTCTTTGATTTTACCTGGGACAAGGACAGTATAGCAAGTCCAAGCATGTCGCTGTCAGTCGACTTTGATATGTTCCAAGAGTATACCACGAAACTCAACGAGACTTGAGTGTAATCTTGCACAAGAAATTGGGCCCTGGACTCCCAGCACGGCGAATTAGTGCCACGGATGTAATGCGTTGTCTTCACCTGAAGATTTAACGAGAACAGACAACAATTAGTTTATCTATTCGCAATCAGCAACGAGGAGCttcgtaaaaatttgaaaatcgtACCTTCTTCCGGTTGTTGAACAACATGCAATAAGGATTGCATTGAGAGCTGTCGCTGTTGAGATTTTCTGCGGAATGGATGTACACCACGAGCACTCctggaaatttttaaacgcgaTTTAGTAATTCCATGGATTCGATTGGATAACGTTAACTTATACGAAAGTGAAGCAATGCCAGCGCTGTGCTCTAACAGGAAAACGAGACTGTTCGACAATCATGCTCGAAAGCAACATCCATCGTCATCGATACAACATGTATTTGATGTTTTTACCTGATTTTTGAGCTCGATTGGAATATTTTCGTGACACTGAAAATACCAGATATACCTGACAACGGTCCCTTAActatctttttcttaaaatacgACTTGGATCGACTAGttgtcttttcatttttattataattgaaataagatAAAAGGGATGAAATTGGACGAGATCGTAAAGTACCTGATAGGTGTGTATTGTCCTCTGTTAATTCTGGCTGCGGTAGATCCGGATCCAATTTCGGGAGGGTGGTGTACTCTAATCGAGCATTGATGTTTGGAATGTTTGCACTGTTACGGGATGGTTTCTTCTGTTGTAACACTGTCTCGATTCTGTTCAAATAGAAGCAATTACATTGAtacaattctttcaattttcgtttttttaaatacattacaaGTAAATGCACTTTTCTAGTAATCTATTACCAgtgatctattttattattaataatctattttattaatatattttattagtaatcCTTTGTCTCGATCAACTagtattttaacgagtcaaTTGACCAACCAAATGATAACTGAACGAAAAGTATTGGAGCGATTATTATGAAACGACGAAACGGAAAATCGTACACGcgtatggaatttttatacttCCGCTACTTACACCTGCGAGTTGTCCCAGTTATAGACGCCAAGCGCCAATTCGAATTGTGCCAGTGTGATCGTGCTGACGAGTCGTTTTGCTTTTAATTTGATGGAAACTTTCTCGTTATCCAAGGCACCCACCAGGAACGAGACGTCCTCGTTCCATGTGGAATTTAAGGGAGTCGTCACACGCCTTTGATCTCCTAGCGTTACCACGAGCCACGTCGATTCGTCGCCGATTGGAACTATGAATAGATAATGGACAATTGTTACAGACTTGGACATAATGAATTTTCGATCAGGCTAGTTATACTTGTCGTTGATCGATTTTAGAATGTTTTAACTATGACAAATAAATATGGGTAAAAAATGGCAAATGCTCTTATCGTTTTGctaattataaagtaatgcaattaaaaatgttgcagTATAGTGTACGCTTATTAAGGAGAGTTATTAAGGAGAGATTTTTTTACCCGAGGTGCTGTTTTGGGACAAGAAAACGGTGAGCACTCCCTGTGGTATGGAATTCGCCATAAAATCCAATCTGGGTCCCGGCCGTTCTTGCGCTCTTAGATTCATCTCCAGATGACCCGGATCAACGATCCAGCTGGCCAAAGCGTCCGTGACCACCGCGTGGATCCAGGTCTTAATTAAAGGCATTTCCATCATTTGTACGGCTCGCAGGATTCTCACGCTGAACCAAACGTCCGGTTTCTCCACGAAGCTCACGCTTAAAGAGGTTGCGTGAGGAAATGGTGCCATGGAGTTAAGGGTCAGGGTGGCGAGAATCGTTCCCGAGAGAGATAGCTTCTCCACAGCCAAGTCAACGTCCATGCCGACCCTTCAATCGAACGTTTTTTATCTTACAATCGAGATTTGCCAGCATTAACCCTTCCACGGGTGAGCACATTTCAAgcaactaaaattatttttcccaAGAAACGAAGAAGATCGCTTCATTTGTTGTTATTTAGCACGTTTGACCGTCGCTTCAACAACCTCgaatatttcgttaatttaaagtatttcatataacaagattaaatttaaaattacaatttacaaagacaattaaattattgaagaaacaattaaattatctatttgCAACAAAGTTAACTAAAGCAACGACTCGGTTAATTGTTACTCGTcactttatattaaatttttgtttattgaacATTGTTGTAAAATGCGAAATGTAACAGCGCGAACCGTGACATTCTAAGAGATTCAACAAATTCGTCAGGACCGTGTCTGTTCGATTGAATTAGGGTACTAACCCTTTGCCGAATAATCTCGTTGTTATCAGCATGCGAAATTGTTCGCAATCGAGCCGCACGTCGGCCTCGATGGACAATTTCGTTTGTCCGGTTTGACCATCGAGattgtcgtcgtcgttggtGTAATCTAATGTTCGTACACGCGTCACGTACGGGGTTTGTTCGCCGAGAGTCAGCTCTCTAAGCTCCAGCGGCCCTAGAACGGTCACCGAAATCGACTCGCTAGATTCTCTTATCGAAACatgaaaattatggaaattattgGAACTTCGTTTACCTAGTATTCCGGGTTTAGCCTCGTTCAACAATGGTTCCAGTCTCTCCTTCGCTAAGGAAAATATCCCTGCAGCGCTGAACCTCCACCTgaacaatgaaaaaaatattaaaacattgttctgcattttatttgaatataatgtattttattctatttctatgtctatttttatttctatttaactttatattttatttttcttcactttattttcttgttttcatttggactaaattatattactgtatagCATTACAagattacaatattacattacacTAGAGAATTATTGAAGGACTTTCCGGCGATCttatcgaaaattttattaaacgagtGGAATCTCGTCCCACGAGTGTTCTGCTTAATTTAGGAGTTCCCGGCATGTAATAGAGATAGCTGTAATTTTAGCGAtaagatgaaaattaatattgatggCGAACTGCCTTCTACTTTTAGCCTGTAATGGACGATTCGTAAGCTATTAGGGAATTAAAAGGGTTACTTAGTCCCCggattaaaaaatcgattttaccTGATAACCTTAACAGAGGTACATGacgaacaaaaatgtttagttaaataatttcaacttgTCAAACAGTCGGAGAAAAACGCAtcgaaatatatagaaaataataaaataattaaaagtatatcGGGAGccaaaaattgctttaattcgctatacattatatttattagaaaaaagtttatttatcgttGTATTCTTAACgtgtttttcatttattagaCAATAATTGTTTCGTCAACGTTTCCctgcttttaaataattttcttgctcGTAAAACTCTTCGTATCTCGTTTCCACAGGTGGAAACATTTGGGACAAAGTAACGCTTCGAGCATCGCATAGTTTTGACGCGTCCTGTAGCGGCACATACACGTTGGCAACCCGAGACACTGCGGCACTGAAAAGCGTGGATATAGCTGTCCGGTTTATACTCCTTTCGCCGCAGTCCAGTAATGAATTCGTGTCATTATCGTTAAAACGTGGTTAGCTTGTGCAAACTGTTGAGGGTTATAACAGCCGCGCGTTATGCGCGTAATAATCGTTGCGGGTGGTTTCTTCCTGTACACGGTATCGTATTTACCGATGCCGACGATACGATTTCTCGATTATCGCGTTTAATAAAGCAAATCGTTTCTAACAGCTATTACCAACAATGTTTCGACGTAGCCTATTATCGTTCGAGCGGCTCGACGGCAAAGGTGAAGGGATATCAAattctaaacaatttgaaaCGGTATTCTATAATGATCGGAATGCGGATCTAAGCGTGAACTCCAATTTTCGTTACTCGATCTTATCGCAAAGATTAACCCTGTCGGTGCTGATTAAAATCAGaaagtataatagaaaaaaataccTATTGTctgtattacatttttatttctttaaatttattattttattattcttttatttatattatcagtTATATATGTTATGCCGGATTCTTcaactttatattttagtttcttttctcCTATGTCTTATGTTTTAGAGTTAGAGTTTATGGTGAAAATATTACGTACaccttaaataaaatatatcgtcGATTGTTAAGACTTTGTGACACCACAATGAGACTTATTGATGGGAAAAGTCAGGTTATAAAAGTCAAGCTGGATGTTCAGGAACGCTCAGACGAGTCCGTCAACTGTCCGAATAAGCGTGGTGCTGTTTTCAATGGAATTCTATGTTATCCAAACTGGCTATGCGGTCTCGACAAAAGAGAAACGATCTTAGGAATTGGATACGTTTCACCCGATCATGTTGCACGGGACAGCCGGGAAGAATTGGTATAGACGGCTTCAAAACTATCGCCGTTTCGTCACCGTCAATCCCCGTGAACCGCGACACTCccgtttataaataacttcaataaatagactgcgtttttattcaatttctatttttttttgcaattcaTCAAGGAAATTGTTAGTTTCGcgtaaagatccgcggtctagcGAAACCGTGGAAGAAAGTCTGGGAAACGCTTCCGACGAGATAAACGCGACTCATCCGCGGCGTTTCGTAGTCGGACGCGATGCAGATCGAGCGTATCATAGCTTTAATCGGCTTAGAAATCTCGCGCTTCCCATTTCCGGGGCGCTCGAAGATCCGATCGTCACGCGAAACGAAACTCGAAATCGGAAAACCGCGGATAGCTCGCCAAGATAAGGACGACATTGGCCGAGCTAATTTATCAAGACTTTATTAACCGGCCTGTTTGGAATAATCAACGGTGCAACGGGAACGCAACCAGTGAAACCGTCGATCGTTTACGTTACGGCCAGCCACCTGTCGGAGGAAAAGTAAATTGAAACACGGAAGCCGcgtgaaattgttaagaaGCGTCCTctcgtaaatgtataaataccGGTGATTAcggatattaataattatacgcaCAGAATATAATTACTGTACAGCAGATTTTTATACGTCAGAATCCCATAgattaactattttaatttgcataattccAAGTCTCCCAGTGGGcgataacaatttctaatttattctaccttttataaaatattcgcaaataaattaacgCGCAGATTTacggaaatatatataataattagaccgtggatctttatgcaaaataaaaaggcATCAATTGCACAACGCAGGACGCGcgttgatatttatttcgttctataaccattttcaataaattcaaaataatgcaaattagtataatgaaataattcaaaattaattttcataattcttcCATTGTTCTCGCGTTTGTCATATTCGCGCGGAATCCGCGGTTTATCAAAATAACGCGAAGTGTTTTGAAACAGTAGACCGGTCTACTAAAAATAGTATTCGATCCCGGCCGATCCGACGCTATTTTTGGGAACACGTTCCCCATAAATTCAATCCGGCACAgctaataattaaacagtttGGACCGCGGCGAGCCGTTCAGCCACGAGCGGCAAGGATCATTTCAGGCGGCGCatgcacgcgcgcgctcgctcgcggagTATCAACGAAATGTGAAAGGCGACGGTTATACGCAcgaggaatgtggaatgtttACAAATGCCTACATAGCATATTCGTTCGCGAAACAACGTTCATTCACCTATGGGAACCTTTCGCGGCGTTAAC contains:
- the LOC144475768 gene encoding uncharacterized protein LOC144475768 isoform X2, which translates into the protein MQLLSSFMARHLKRGTSLKKGKREGAGGGNSVGNCPASAAGGVARIGNDAAGYGTAPGGSNMTPEDLAPDEEFALAITQKAQREAEAIRGALYLSATLAIAWIIGAAGLSLAWLVLVLALAGTIFKTRVSRLLQSTIQQELGRLRRRRALYKDETAEWLSLLLNKWWRFSAAGIFSLAKERLEPLLNEAKPGILGPLELRELTLGEQTPYVTRVRTLDYTNDDDNLDGQTGQTKLSIEADVRLDCEQFRMLITTRLFGKGVGMDVDLAVEKLSLSGTILATLTLNSMAPFPHATSLSVSFVEKPDVWFSVRILRAVQMMEMPLIKTWIHAVVTDALASWIVDPGHLEMNLRAQERPGPRLDFMANSIPQGVLTVFLSQNSTSVPIGDESTWLVVTLGDQRRVTTPLNSTWNEDVSFLVGALDNEKVSIKLKAKRLVSTITLAQFELALGVYNWDNSQVIETVLQQKKPSRNSANIPNINARLEYTTLPKLDPDLPQPELTEDNTHLSGVLVVYIHSAENLNSDSSQCNPYCMLFNNRKKVKTTHYIRGTNSPCWESRAQFLVQDYTQVSLSFVVYSWNISKSTDSDMLGLAILSLSQESTWIIKKELSLSGSNNMSTMTVSVMFYPVKSVQQVVTSRRSSLALPVSDDEPKTKRNSLPWMQQAKLLLTHKDIDPASSDVSSLLSTGSGLMEVTLIRAKDLVAKDLNGFSDPFCELKLNNETKYKSSIKKKTLNPCWDESSIMGLPRIGETLDVVLWDHDTFGMKDYLGKVSLTLEDIRKLSSSDQSHWFTLRGTKTGSVELRIKVLSEECETQSTYAASNISENSTQLNIETSESVSNIIRRPSMEKSKMRLHLDVVPPPPPPRTVTLIKPTISNQSDKASVGSKDSNEMNGTQNSWIPRVITERVTDVVDNNDSTKSREERRSSYNSLTPSPEQNFGKKLPQYNSFRVMKQKVKRGLKLRRFRSEVNIEEKNEAKGITLSLEPRGGGEADATELLQESGLAHAVSQPDMLGRIRQPSPRLRLRPNELKVVNGTREKYSGVEGKVLQAQGLHVAHIAQLYCRIKLQTCTSPDKITSSTNSGKTLAKSRLLPAMPNPQFSIDFHIESDNIPRQSLLIFEIRSASKELLASRRITLHELLGVSAATGEIQTWLALNNGASLEVQIAHGRELKTKSTKKLFRSWSVHRIGKI
- the LOC144475768 gene encoding uncharacterized protein LOC144475768 isoform X3 — translated: MTPEDLAPDEEFALAITQKAQREAEAIRGALYLSATLAIAWIIGAAGLSLAWLVLVLALAGTIFKTRVSRLLQSTIQQELGRLRRRRALYKDETAEWLSLLLNKWWRFSAAGIFSLAKERLEPLLNEAKPGILGPLELRELTLGEQTPYVTRVRTLDYTNDDDNLDGQTGQTKLSIEADVRLDCEQFRMLITTRLFGKGVGMDVDLAVEKLSLSGTILATLTLNSMAPFPHATSLSVSFVEKPDVWFSVRILRAVQMMEMPLIKTWIHAVVTDALASWIVDPGHLEMNLRAQERPGPRLDFMANSIPQGVLTVFLSQNSTSVPIGDESTWLVVTLGDQRRVTTPLNSTWNEDVSFLVGALDNEKVSIKLKAKRLVSTITLAQFELALGVYNWDNSQVIETVLQQKKPSRNSANIPNINARLEYTTLPKLDPDLPQPELTEDNTHLSVSRKYSNRAQKSGVLVVYIHSAENLNSDSSQCNPYCMLFNNRKKVKTTHYIRGTNSPCWESRAQFLVQDYTQVSLSFVVYSWNISKSTDSDMLGLAILSLSQESTWIIKKELSLSGSNNMSTMTVSVMFYPVKSVQQVVTSRRSSLALPVSDDEPKTKRNSLPWMQQAKLLLTHKDIDPASSDVSSLLSTGSGLMEVTLIRAKDLVAKDLNGFSDPFCELKLNNETKYKSSIKKKTLNPCWDESSIMGLPRIGETLDVVLWDHDTFGMKDYLGKVSLTLEDIRKLSSSDQSHWFTLRGTKTGSVELRIKVLSEECETQSTYAASNISENSTQLNIETSESVSNIIRRPSMEKSKMRLHLDVVPPPPPPRTVTLIKPTISNQSDKASVGSKDSNEMNGTQNSWIPRVITERVTDVVDNNDSTKSREERRSSYNSLTPSPEQNFGKKLPQYNSFRVMKQKVKRGLKLRRFRSEVNIEEKNEAKGITLSLEPRGGGEADATELLQESGLAHAVSQPDMLGRIRQPSPRLRLRPNELKVVNGTREKYSGVEGKVLQAQGLHVAHIAQLYCRIKLQTCTSPDKITSSTNSGKTLAKSRLLPAMPNPQFSIDFHIESDNIPRQSLLIFEIRSASKELLASRRITLHELLGVSAATGEIQTWLALNNGASLEVQIAHGRELKTKSTKKLFRSWSVHRIGKI
- the LOC144475768 gene encoding uncharacterized protein LOC144475768 isoform X1, which encodes MQLLSSFMARHLKRGTSLKKGKREGAGGGNSVGNCPASAAGGVARIGNDAAGYGTAPGGSNMTPEDLAPDEEFALAITQKAQREAEAIRGALYLSATLAIAWIIGAAGLSLAWLVLVLALAGTIFKTRVSRLLQSTIQQELGRLRRRRALYKDETAEWLSLLLNKWWRFSAAGIFSLAKERLEPLLNEAKPGILGPLELRELTLGEQTPYVTRVRTLDYTNDDDNLDGQTGQTKLSIEADVRLDCEQFRMLITTRLFGKGVGMDVDLAVEKLSLSGTILATLTLNSMAPFPHATSLSVSFVEKPDVWFSVRILRAVQMMEMPLIKTWIHAVVTDALASWIVDPGHLEMNLRAQERPGPRLDFMANSIPQGVLTVFLSQNSTSVPIGDESTWLVVTLGDQRRVTTPLNSTWNEDVSFLVGALDNEKVSIKLKAKRLVSTITLAQFELALGVYNWDNSQVIETVLQQKKPSRNSANIPNINARLEYTTLPKLDPDLPQPELTEDNTHLSVSRKYSNRAQKSGVLVVYIHSAENLNSDSSQCNPYCMLFNNRKKVKTTHYIRGTNSPCWESRAQFLVQDYTQVSLSFVVYSWNISKSTDSDMLGLAILSLSQESTWIIKKELSLSGSNNMSTMTVSVMFYPVKSVQQVVTSRRSSLALPVSDDEPKTKRNSLPWMQQAKLLLTHKDIDPASSDVSSLLSTGSGLMEVTLIRAKDLVAKDLNGFSDPFCELKLNNETKYKSSIKKKTLNPCWDESSIMGLPRIGETLDVVLWDHDTFGMKDYLGKVSLTLEDIRKLSSSDQSHWFTLRGTKTGSVELRIKVLSEECETQSTYAASNISENSTQLNIETSESVSNIIRRPSMEKSKMRLHLDVVPPPPPPRTVTLIKPTISNQSDKASVGSKDSNEMNGTQNSWIPRVITERVTDVVDNNDSTKSREERRSSYNSLTPSPEQNFGKKLPQYNSFRVMKQKVKRGLKLRRFRSEVNIEEKNEAKGITLSLEPRGGGEADATELLQESGLAHAVSQPDMLGRIRQPSPRLRLRPNELKVVNGTREKYSGVEGKVLQAQGLHVAHIAQLYCRIKLQTCTSPDKITSSTNSGKTLAKSRLLPAMPNPQFSIDFHIESDNIPRQSLLIFEIRSASKELLASRRITLHELLGVSAATGEIQTWLALNNGASLEVQIAHGRELKTKSTKKLFRSWSVHRIGKI